The Antarcticibacterium flavum genome contains the following window.
TCAAAGTGGTCTACTTTTTCACCCCGGCGTAATTTATTAAGAATAAGCTCTGCTTCCTGCTGGCGGTCCTCGGGTATTAATAATTTAATCGATTTTCCAACGGCTTCAGTCTCGGTATAACCAAACATAATTTCAGCCCCACGGTTCCAGCTCATAATAATACCGTTGAGGTTTTTGCTGATGATTGCATCGTCTGATGATTCTACAATGGCTGAAAGTATTGCCTGTTTTTCTTCAATTTTTATCCTTTCAGAAATATTGCGGGCAACTTTGGAGGCTCCCACTACCTCTCCGTGGGCATTCTTTACCGGGGAAACTGTTACAGATATTGGAATTTCCCTCCCTGTTTTATCGAGCCTTATGGTCTCTATGTGGTCTACTCTTATGCCGTTCCTAATATTATTTAGAATATCCTTTTCCTCCTCCTGCCTGTTTTCGGGAATTAAGCGAAGGATAGATTGACCAATGATCTCCTCCTCCGTATAACCAAAAATTCGCTCTGCTCCTGCATTCCAGCTTGTTATTATTCCATTGAGGTCTTTGCTTACAATAGCATCTTCAGACGATTCAATGATGGCAGAAAGTGTTGCCTGTTTAATATGGTCCTTTTCCTGTCGACTTATATCAATAAGGGAAAAGGCGGCACCACAAACCTTTCCGAATTCATTACATCGCCGCTGTGCAAATACCAGGACGTTCTTATAGGTCCCATCTGGCCTTTCTATACGAACTTCTGTTGATGGGGAGTGATTGGTTTCATTTATTGCTTTGAGGGCGGGAAAATCTTCAAAATCCATAGGTGTACCATCTGGGAAAAAAAGTTTCCACGATCCACACCACTTGTCTTTTCCCAGGACAGGTTTTCTACCCCAAATTTTTGCCGCTGCTGGATTATAATAAGTGATCACCCCAAGTTCGTTACAGGTGTAAAAAGCAACAGGAGCGCTTTCCAGAAGATGCTCAAGATCTAAAGGAGAGGTCCCCGGGGATGGTTGCGAATTAAATTCCATACTCTTTTAGTTAAATAGATCGCCTGGTTAAAGGCCTGCTTTTCCCGGAAGCGTGGGGTTATTGAAAGGTAAATATAAACCCAATGATCAAAAATCCTCCCTTTCCTATAAAATCTTATAATCTCTTTAACATCTACTGCTTGAGATTCTACTAATTCCGTTTTGGATACGCGGTTTCAGCAATCATATGAAAATATTATTGCTATTGTAAACAGGCCCAATAAAAACGCTGGAATAGCTGCTTTTAAAAAGCTAATTTTTAAGGGGCTTTTTCACTTCAGAATCTTTAATTTAGTAAACTACGGTAAAAGCGATATGGACTTACAAGAGGAAATACACCGGGCAGGAGGATTTGCCAATCTGGAATTACTGGCCAAACAGGTAGTGGAAGGTTTTATTTCCGGGATGCATAAGAGTCCGTTCCACGGTTTTTCTGCAGAGTTTGCAGAACATAAGATCTATAATAACGGGGAAAGTACCCGTCATATTGACTGGAAACTATTTGCCAGGACAGATAGGTTGTATACCAGGCGATATGAAGAGGAGACGAATTTGAGATGTCATATGGTGATAGATAATTCTTCTTCGATGCATTATCCACCCGTAAAACATCTGGAGCATCATAATCTCAATAAAATAGGATTTTCAGTATTGGCAGCAGCTTCAATAATGGAAATACTTAAAAAACAGCGGGATGCTGTAGGTTTAAGTGTATACAGTGATACATATGAATTCTATGCACCCGAAAAGGGAAGCGAACGGCATCATCAAATGTTGCTTGGCCAACTAAACCAAATTGTGGCAGGGGAGCCTGGGACAAAAGCCACCGATAGTTTTACATATCTGCATCAAATTGCTGAAAAACTTAAGCGAAGGTCCCTGGTGTTTTTATTTACTGATATGTTCCAGGCAGATAAGGAAGAGAAGGAGTTGTTTGAGGCGCTGAAGCATTTGAAGTACAATAAGCACGAGGTTGTTTTATTTCATGTACTGGATAAGCAAAAGGAATTGAACTTTGATTTTGATAATGCTCCCAGGCGCTTTACCGATGTAGAGACAGGTGAGCATATTGATCTATATGCCGAAAACTTCAGGGAAAATTATACGACCGCTGTTGCCGGGTATTTTAATGCACTCAAGTTACAATGTGCCAGGTACCGCATTAAGTATGTGCAGGCCGATGTTAGGGGGGATTTCAAGAAGATCCTTACAACTTACCTGGTGGAGCGGCAGAAATTTGGCTAAACCCGGAAGTTTTTAAATAGAATTCAGGGAGGATTTTATAAAATTGAAAAAAAAGATTTGATCCTAGTTGGTTGAGAAACAATTTTTTGCCCACTGTCCCGGGGGAAACTGAAAATAAAATTGAAAAAAATGTTTGCGTAATGTAAAAACTGCTGTATATTTGCCCTCGCAATCAAGCAACGGTCTGGTAGTTCAGTTGGTTAGAATACCTGCCTGTCACGCAGGGGGTCGCGAGTTCGAGTCTCGTCCAGACCGCTTATTACATAGCAAAATTACACTAAAAGCCTCTAAATCAATGATTTAGAGGCTTTTTAATTTTATTTAATGTCAAAAAATGGCATTTAAATGTAAGTATTTGGTGCTCAATTCGGTGCGTCTTTTTAGCTTTAAAAAAGACGCACCGAATTTCTCGTAAAGTAGTGTTAATAAAGGCGTAGCAAAGATCCTTTAACACTTTTCAACCCCCTCTTTTTGTACCTTATAGGTAAGTTTTTAAAAGACGCACCTATGGCAACTTTATTAAGCATTTTATTTTTTCCTAAAAAAGGAAGGTCCACTTCCTCAGGATCCGCTGTATTATATACCAGAATTACTTATAAAGGTAAACGGGCGGAGTTCAGTACGAGCCGCAAAATTGATCTTCAAGTGTGGAATAGCAAAAGCGGAAAGGCCCGAGGGACATCAGAAGAAGCCCGGTCTGTTAATAGATTTCTTGAAACTATTCGCGCTTCTTTATATGAGGTGCATGATAGACTTCTCCGGGAGGATCGACCTATTTCGGCAACTGCTATTAAAGATATCTATTTAGGCAAAGAGGAGAAGCAGTATATGTTGCTGGAGATCTTTCAGGATCACAATGATCAAATGAAAAGTTTGATAGGAAAAGGATTTACGAAAGGAACCTTACAGAGGTATAATGCATGTAAGCAGCATATTGAAGATTATCTCGCGTTCCGGGGCAAGGGAAAAGATATTCCTGTAGTGGATGTGGATCACAAATTTATTACGGGCTTTGATCATTATTTAAGGTCAGAGAAAGATTGTGCGCATAATACTGCTCAAAAGTATATCGTTAATTTCAAAAAGATCATTCGTATAGCTCATGCCAATCAGTGGATCCAAAAAGATCCTTTTTTTCACTGGAAGGGTAGCTGGAAATCTTCAGAACGTGAATTTCTTACTGATCTTGAGCTGCAGGAAATGGCTGAGAAGGATTTTGATATTCCCCGCCTGGAATTAGTGAGGGATATTTTCTTATTCTGTTGTTATACCGGATTGGCATTTGCTGATGTAAAGAAACTTTCTTCAGAGGATATTGTCATTAATATAAGCGGTAAGAAATGGATCAAAACCAAAAGACAGAAAACTAAAAGCTTAAGCAGTATTCCTTTGCTGGAGCTTCCGGAGGCAATACTCCAAAAATATGCCGATCATCCCCATGTTACATCCGGTAAAGGAGTGCTGCCGGTGTTGACAAACCAAAAGTCCAATTCATATTTAAAGGAAATAGCAGATGTTTGCGGCATCAAAAAGAACCTCACCACTCATTTAGCCCGGCACACTTTTGCCACTACTGTAACGCTTTCTAAAGGTGTACCTATAGAAAGCGTGGGGAAGATGCTTGGGCATAGGTCTCTTAAAACCACCCAAATTTACGCCAAGGTGCTGGATGAGAAGGTGGGGAGGGATATGGAAATTTTGCAACAGCAAAATAAGGTTGTGGAGGGCATGAAATAAGAAAAACTTAATAATAAGTAGAAGCCCATTCTTTTGCCAATTAAAAAACAGAGTAAAAAACGCGCACCTACCAAAAAACTCTTTATGAGCTATAAAAATCATTTTTATAGCTCATTTATTGTGTGTATATTGGGCTATAAATTTTAATTAATAGCCCATGTCGTGGAACTGGCAACTTAAAAACTGGCCTGATTTTGTATTCACCTCCGAAGTTTTGCTTCCCTATGAAAAAGCATTTTTGCAAAAAGCGGGTATGTTGTATGGTAGTATAAAGCATATTAATAATGAGGATCATGATGAGTTAAAAGTAATGCTGCTTAGTGATGAAGCGTTTCAAACATCTAAAATTGAAGGTGAGTTCCTGGATAGGGATTCATTGCAATCCTCAATTCGTAAACATTTTGGCCTTCAGGGCGATAAAAGTAAAGTGTCACCTGCTGAACACGGAGTTTCAGAAATGATGGTTGATCTTTATAAGAATTTTTCAACACCTTTAACTCATGAGCAATTATTTTTATGGCACGAAATGTTGATGAGCGGTCGTCGGGATCTTCAGAATATAGGTGGTTATAGAACCCATTCAGATCCCATGCAAATAGTCTCAGGGTCTATGGGGCGGCCTATAGTTCATTTTGAAGCTCCACCATCTAGTCGAGTTAAAAAAGAAATGGATAAGTATATTTTATGGTTTAATGAAAAAGGCAGTAAAAATCCCGGCCCTTTGGTTAAATCTGGTATTGCACATTTGTATTTTGAAAGTATTCATCCTTTTGAAGATGGAAATGGAAGAATTGGTCGTGCGCTATCGGAGAAAGTATTATCGCAATATTTGGAGCAGCCTACTTTGATTGCTCTTTCACATATCATAGAAAACAATAAGAAGCTTTATTACAAATCTTTGCAACTCAATAGTAAGGAAATTGATATCACTGGGTGGTTAGAATATTTTTCTGAATCGATACTTCTTGCTCAGGATTATACGCAAAGAATGATTGATTTTCTAATAGATAAAACGAAGTATTTTCAGGAATTTGATGGAAAATTCAATGAGCGCCAAAAGAAAGTGGTGCATCGAATTTTTCGGGAAGGAATAGAAGGATTCAAAGGAGGTTTAAGTGCAGATAATTATATTAAGATAACCGGGACTACAGCTTCAACTGCCACCAGAGATTTGAAAAAAATGGTTGATTTAGGAGCTTTGAGAAAAACTGGCGAAAGAAAAAGTACTCGTTATCATTTAAATCTGTGAGATGCGTGTTACCTAAAAGAACAGATATCAACCCCAGCGGCGCAAAATGGAATTTTGTGATAGGTGACCCCACCAAAAGTTGTAGGCCTTTCAAATATTATCCCGATTCCACCTTCCATAACATACACCTTTACGGGTGTAATATGCTTAATTTTTAATATTCTATACTAAAAGGTACATTAATATTTTTTATAGAATATTATACCTGACCAG
Protein-coding sequences here:
- a CDS encoding DUF58 domain-containing protein, with amino-acid sequence MDLQEEIHRAGGFANLELLAKQVVEGFISGMHKSPFHGFSAEFAEHKIYNNGESTRHIDWKLFARTDRLYTRRYEEETNLRCHMVIDNSSSMHYPPVKHLEHHNLNKIGFSVLAAASIMEILKKQRDAVGLSVYSDTYEFYAPEKGSERHHQMLLGQLNQIVAGEPGTKATDSFTYLHQIAEKLKRRSLVFLFTDMFQADKEEKELFEALKHLKYNKHEVVLFHVLDKQKELNFDFDNAPRRFTDVETGEHIDLYAENFRENYTTAVAGYFNALKLQCARYRIKYVQADVRGDFKKILTTYLVERQKFG
- a CDS encoding site-specific integrase, with translation MATLLSILFFPKKGRSTSSGSAVLYTRITYKGKRAEFSTSRKIDLQVWNSKSGKARGTSEEARSVNRFLETIRASLYEVHDRLLREDRPISATAIKDIYLGKEEKQYMLLEIFQDHNDQMKSLIGKGFTKGTLQRYNACKQHIEDYLAFRGKGKDIPVVDVDHKFITGFDHYLRSEKDCAHNTAQKYIVNFKKIIRIAHANQWIQKDPFFHWKGSWKSSEREFLTDLELQEMAEKDFDIPRLELVRDIFLFCCYTGLAFADVKKLSSEDIVINISGKKWIKTKRQKTKSLSSIPLLELPEAILQKYADHPHVTSGKGVLPVLTNQKSNSYLKEIADVCGIKKNLTTHLARHTFATTVTLSKGVPIESVGKMLGHRSLKTTQIYAKVLDEKVGRDMEILQQQNKVVEGMK
- a CDS encoding Fic family protein, yielding MSWNWQLKNWPDFVFTSEVLLPYEKAFLQKAGMLYGSIKHINNEDHDELKVMLLSDEAFQTSKIEGEFLDRDSLQSSIRKHFGLQGDKSKVSPAEHGVSEMMVDLYKNFSTPLTHEQLFLWHEMLMSGRRDLQNIGGYRTHSDPMQIVSGSMGRPIVHFEAPPSSRVKKEMDKYILWFNEKGSKNPGPLVKSGIAHLYFESIHPFEDGNGRIGRALSEKVLSQYLEQPTLIALSHIIENNKKLYYKSLQLNSKEIDITGWLEYFSESILLAQDYTQRMIDFLIDKTKYFQEFDGKFNERQKKVVHRIFREGIEGFKGGLSADNYIKITGTTASTATRDLKKMVDLGALRKTGERKSTRYHLNL